One part of the Streptomyces lydicus genome encodes these proteins:
- a CDS encoding GlxA family transcriptional regulator, with the protein MEQRDVLVVLFDGVQALDVTGPVEVFNGADRAAPGAYRIRTAALDAAPVRTTSGLTLVPDLALADAPAPHTLLVPGGEGTRAPDPRLTAWLRGNAHRARRKVSVCSGALLLAGTGLLDGRRATTHWMLCDTLAERFPAVRVEPEPIYVRDGDLATSAGVTAGIDLALALVEEDLGRDLALTVARHLVVFLRRPGNQTQFSAQLAAQTAQRRPLRDVQHWITENPAADLSVDALADRAGLSPRHFARAFRDEVGMTPGRYVDLVRLEAARRHLEDTVDGVEQVARRCGYGTPEAMRRAFLRVLGASPAEYRRRFQPAAPQPRPV; encoded by the coding sequence ATGGAACAGCGCGATGTGCTGGTCGTCCTCTTCGACGGCGTGCAGGCCCTCGACGTCACCGGCCCGGTCGAGGTCTTCAACGGGGCGGACCGGGCGGCCCCGGGTGCCTACCGGATCCGCACCGCCGCCCTCGACGCCGCTCCGGTCCGCACGACGAGCGGACTGACCCTCGTCCCCGACCTCGCGCTCGCCGACGCCCCGGCGCCGCACACCCTGCTGGTGCCCGGCGGCGAGGGCACCCGTGCGCCCGACCCCCGGCTGACCGCATGGCTGCGGGGGAACGCCCACCGTGCCCGGCGCAAGGTCTCGGTGTGCAGCGGGGCGCTGCTGCTGGCCGGGACCGGCCTGCTCGACGGCCGCCGCGCGACGACCCACTGGATGCTCTGCGACACCCTCGCCGAGCGGTTCCCGGCCGTGCGCGTCGAGCCCGAACCGATCTACGTACGCGACGGCGATCTGGCGACCTCGGCGGGCGTGACCGCCGGTATCGACCTGGCGCTGGCCCTGGTGGAGGAGGACCTCGGCCGCGATCTCGCGCTGACCGTCGCCCGGCACCTGGTGGTCTTCCTGCGGCGTCCCGGCAACCAGACCCAGTTCAGCGCCCAGTTGGCGGCCCAGACCGCGCAGCGGCGGCCGTTGCGCGACGTACAGCACTGGATCACAGAGAACCCGGCCGCGGACCTGTCCGTCGACGCCCTCGCCGACCGTGCGGGGCTCTCGCCGCGGCACTTCGCCCGGGCGTTCCGCGACGAGGTCGGCATGACGCCGGGGCGCTACGTCGACCTGGTGCGGCTGGAGGCGGCCCGCCGCCACCTGGAGGACACCGTCGACGGCGTCGAGCAGGTCGCGCGCCGCTGCGGCTACGGCACCCCCGAGGCGATGCGCCGCGCCTTCCTGCGGGTCCTGGGCGCCTCCCCGGCGGAGTACCGCCGCCGCTTCCAGCCGGCCGCACCGCAGCCCCGGCCGGTCTGA
- a CDS encoding enoyl-CoA hydratase/isomerase family protein: MEPGLTTHVSDGTATVTISNTGKRNAMTVRMWRDLPPLLDRLAGDRAVRALVLTGDGGTFCAGADIGSLRGDAAGESQGLAVATEEALAAFPKPTLAAIRGYCVGGGAQLAAACDLRFAEEGALFGVTPAKLGVVYPASATRRLVRLVGPATAKYLLFSGELIDCARALRTGLVDEVLAEGELAKRVAEFSVVLASRSLLTQTAAKELANGTWDVPPAEAEERGAHWAAQARASGDTAEGAAAFLERRAPRFTWPAP, translated from the coding sequence ATGGAACCGGGTCTCACGACGCACGTCAGCGACGGCACAGCGACCGTCACCATCAGCAACACGGGCAAGCGCAATGCGATGACCGTCCGGATGTGGCGGGATCTGCCGCCCCTGCTGGACCGGCTGGCCGGCGACCGCGCCGTACGGGCGCTGGTGCTGACCGGCGACGGCGGCACGTTCTGCGCGGGTGCGGACATCGGCTCGCTGCGCGGGGACGCGGCGGGCGAGTCGCAGGGCCTGGCGGTGGCGACCGAGGAGGCGCTGGCGGCCTTCCCCAAGCCGACGCTGGCGGCGATACGCGGCTACTGCGTCGGCGGCGGCGCCCAGTTGGCGGCCGCCTGCGATCTGCGGTTCGCGGAGGAGGGCGCGCTGTTCGGCGTGACGCCGGCCAAGCTGGGGGTGGTCTATCCGGCGTCCGCCACCCGGCGGCTGGTCCGGCTGGTGGGGCCGGCCACGGCCAAGTACCTGTTGTTCTCGGGCGAGTTGATCGACTGCGCGCGGGCGCTGCGGACCGGGCTGGTGGACGAGGTGCTGGCCGAGGGCGAGCTGGCCAAGCGGGTGGCGGAGTTCTCGGTCGTACTGGCGAGCCGGTCGCTGCTGACCCAGACCGCGGCGAAGGAGCTGGCCAACGGGACCTGGGACGTGCCGCCCGCCGAGGCCGAGGAGCGCGGTGCCCACTGGGCCGCGCAGGCGCGCGCGAGCGGCGACACCGCGGAGGGTGCCGCCGCCTTCCTGGAGCGCCGGGCGCCGCGCTTCACCTGGCCCGCGCCCTGA
- a CDS encoding DJ-1/PfpI family protein translates to MQIAILLYDRFTALDAIGPYETLSRIPGAETVFVGERAGTHRSDLGALGLVADAALGEVTAPDILVVPGGPGQTALMADGPLHEWIRAVDAGTTWTTSVCTGSLILGAAGLLRGRRATSHWLALDQLPGLGAEPTGERVVFDGKYVTAAGVSSGIDMGLRLAGRIAGDTVAQTIQLGIEYDPQPPYDAGAPEKAPAEVTALLRDRTRFVLSGQE, encoded by the coding sequence ATGCAGATCGCCATCCTTCTCTACGACCGCTTCACCGCCCTGGACGCCATCGGCCCGTACGAGACCCTGAGCAGGATCCCGGGAGCCGAGACGGTGTTCGTCGGCGAGCGCGCCGGCACCCACCGCAGTGATCTCGGCGCGCTCGGCCTGGTCGCCGACGCCGCGCTCGGTGAGGTCACCGCCCCGGACATCCTCGTCGTGCCCGGCGGCCCGGGGCAGACCGCGCTGATGGCGGACGGCCCGCTGCACGAGTGGATCCGCGCGGTGGACGCCGGCACCACCTGGACCACCTCGGTGTGCACCGGCTCGCTGATCCTCGGCGCCGCCGGCCTGCTCCGGGGGCGCCGGGCGACCTCCCACTGGCTGGCACTGGACCAGCTGCCCGGCCTCGGCGCCGAGCCGACCGGGGAACGGGTGGTCTTCGACGGCAAGTACGTGACGGCGGCCGGCGTCTCGTCCGGCATCGACATGGGCCTGCGGCTGGCCGGCCGGATCGCCGGGGACACCGTGGCCCAGACGATCCAGCTCGGCATCGAGTACGACCCGCAGCCGCCCTACGACGCGGGCGCACCGGAGAAGGCACCGGCCGAGGTCACCGCGCTGCTGCGGGACCGCACCCGGTTCGTGCTGAGCGGCCAGGAGTAG
- a CDS encoding Tex family protein, producing the protein MTASTEPIGALGSIEARIAGELGVKERQVKAAVELLDGGSTVPFIARYRKEATEMLDDAQLRSLEERLRYLRELEERRTAILESVRSQGKLDAALEAQIRGAESKARLEDIYLPFKPKRRTKAQIAREAGLEPLADGLLGDPSVEPAAAAAAFVDADKGVADAAAALEGARAILTERFSEDADLIGELRERMWTRGRVAAKVREGKEEAGAKFADYFDFAEPFTELPSHRVLAMLRGEKEEILDLTLEPEDPSAATEGPSSYEQSLAHRFGIADRGRPADKWLQDTVRWAWRTRVLVHLGLDLRLRLRQAAEDEAVRVFAANLRDLLLAAPAGTRATMGLDPGFRTGVKVAVVDATGKVAATDTIYPHVPQQKWDAALATLTKLAREHDVELIAIGNGTASRETDKLAADLIAAQPELKLTKVMVSEAGASVYSASAFASQELPELDVSLRGAVSIARRLQDPLAELVKIDPKSIGVGQYQHDLSEVKLSRSLDAVVEDCVNGVGVDVNTASAPLLSRVSGIGSGLAENIVAHRDSNGPFRSRKALKDVARLGPKAYEQCAGFLRIRGGDDPLDASSVHPEAYPVVRRMVKSAGTEVGSLIGNTSALRALKPADFVDDSFGLPTVTDILQELEKPGRDPRPVFKTATFKEGVEKIGDLQPGMLLEGVVTNVAAFGAFVDVGVHQDGLVHVSAMSRNFVKDPRDVVKPGDIVRVKVLDVDIPRKRIALTLRLDDEHGNSPSSGGGERRGGAGGGRGPREGSRGGAPRQRQGGGGQRQGGGGQRGGDRRGGGRDAGPANDAMADALRRAGLLGKEGRGR; encoded by the coding sequence GTGACGGCATCCACTGAGCCCATCGGGGCCCTCGGGTCCATCGAAGCGCGGATCGCCGGGGAGCTCGGCGTCAAGGAGCGGCAGGTGAAGGCCGCGGTCGAACTGCTCGACGGGGGCTCGACCGTCCCGTTCATCGCGCGCTACCGCAAGGAAGCGACCGAGATGCTCGACGACGCGCAACTGCGCTCGCTGGAGGAGCGGCTGCGCTACCTGCGGGAGCTGGAGGAACGGCGGACCGCGATCCTGGAGTCCGTACGGTCCCAGGGCAAGCTGGACGCCGCCCTGGAGGCGCAGATCCGCGGCGCCGAGTCCAAGGCCCGGCTGGAGGACATCTACCTCCCGTTCAAGCCCAAGCGGCGGACCAAGGCGCAGATCGCGCGGGAGGCGGGCCTGGAGCCGCTCGCCGACGGCCTGCTCGGCGACCCGTCGGTGGAACCGGCCGCGGCCGCCGCGGCGTTCGTGGACGCCGACAAGGGCGTCGCCGACGCGGCGGCCGCCCTGGAAGGCGCCCGGGCCATCCTGACCGAGCGGTTCAGCGAGGACGCCGACCTGATCGGCGAGCTGCGCGAGCGGATGTGGACGCGCGGGCGGGTCGCGGCGAAGGTGCGCGAGGGCAAGGAGGAGGCCGGCGCCAAGTTCGCCGACTACTTCGACTTCGCGGAGCCGTTCACCGAACTGCCCTCGCACCGGGTGCTGGCGATGCTCCGCGGCGAGAAGGAGGAGATCCTCGACCTCACCCTGGAGCCCGAGGACCCGTCGGCGGCCACCGAGGGCCCCAGCTCCTACGAGCAGTCCCTCGCCCACCGCTTCGGCATCGCCGACCGGGGGCGTCCGGCCGACAAGTGGCTGCAGGACACCGTGCGCTGGGCCTGGCGCACCCGCGTCCTGGTGCACCTCGGCCTCGACCTGCGGCTGCGGCTGCGGCAGGCCGCCGAGGACGAGGCGGTACGGGTCTTCGCCGCCAACCTGCGCGACCTGCTGCTGGCGGCGCCGGCCGGCACCCGCGCCACGATGGGCCTGGACCCCGGTTTCCGTACGGGCGTGAAGGTCGCGGTGGTGGACGCGACCGGCAAGGTGGCCGCCACGGACACCATCTACCCCCACGTACCGCAGCAGAAGTGGGACGCCGCACTGGCCACCCTGACGAAGCTGGCCCGCGAGCACGACGTCGAGCTGATCGCGATCGGCAACGGCACCGCCTCCCGCGAGACCGACAAGCTGGCGGCCGATCTGATCGCCGCCCAGCCGGAGCTGAAGCTGACCAAGGTGATGGTGTCCGAGGCGGGCGCCTCGGTGTACTCCGCCTCGGCCTTCGCCTCCCAGGAACTGCCCGAGCTGGACGTCTCGCTGCGCGGCGCGGTGTCCATCGCCCGCCGCCTCCAGGACCCGCTCGCCGAACTCGTCAAGATCGATCCCAAGTCGATCGGCGTCGGTCAGTACCAGCACGACCTGTCCGAGGTGAAGCTGTCGCGTTCGCTGGACGCGGTGGTGGAGGACTGCGTGAACGGCGTCGGTGTGGACGTCAACACCGCCTCCGCGCCGCTGCTCTCGCGAGTGTCGGGCATCGGCTCCGGCCTCGCCGAGAACATCGTCGCGCACCGCGACAGCAACGGCCCGTTCCGCTCCCGCAAGGCCCTCAAGGACGTGGCGCGGCTCGGCCCGAAGGCGTACGAGCAGTGCGCGGGCTTCCTGCGGATCCGCGGCGGCGACGACCCGCTGGACGCCTCCAGCGTGCACCCCGAGGCGTACCCGGTGGTCCGCCGGATGGTGAAGTCGGCGGGCACCGAGGTGGGTTCGCTGATCGGCAACACGTCGGCGCTGCGCGCCCTGAAGCCCGCCGACTTCGTCGACGACTCCTTCGGCCTGCCGACGGTCACCGACATCCTGCAGGAGCTGGAGAAGCCGGGCCGCGACCCGCGCCCGGTCTTCAAGACCGCGACCTTCAAGGAGGGCGTGGAGAAGATCGGCGATCTGCAGCCCGGGATGCTCCTGGAGGGCGTGGTGACCAATGTCGCAGCCTTCGGGGCGTTCGTGGACGTCGGCGTCCACCAGGACGGCCTGGTCCATGTCTCGGCGATGTCGCGGAACTTCGTCAAGGACCCGCGGGACGTGGTCAAGCCGGGCGACATCGTGCGGGTCAAGGTGCTCGACGTCGACATCCCGCGCAAGCGGATCGCGCTGACGCTCCGGCTGGACGACGAGCACGGCAACAGCCCCTCCTCGGGCGGCGGTGAACGCCGCGGCGGAGCGGGCGGCGGCCGGGGTCCGCGCGAGGGCTCCCGGGGCGGTGCGCCGCGCCAGCGGCAGGGCGGCGGCGGCCAGCGGCAGGGTGGCGGCGGCCAGCGTGGTGGCGACCGCCGTGGCGGCGGCCGTGACGCCGGGCCCGCCAACGACGCGATGGCGGACGCCCTCCGCCGCGCCGGCCTCCTCGGCAAGGAGGGACGCGGGCGGTGA
- the idi gene encoding isopentenyl-diphosphate Delta-isomerase, whose protein sequence is MPITPANGQTTANAAVTTPGGAAEPIMLELVDEDGRTIGTAEKLAAHQPPGQLHRAFSVFLFDEKGRLLLQRRALGKYHSPGVWSNTCCGHPYPGEAPFVAAARRTTEELGLAPALLAEAGTVRYNHPDPDSGLVEQEYNHLFVGLVRTEPAPDPEEVGEIAFVTPQELAERHAAAPFSSWFMTVLDAARPAVRELTGQSAGW, encoded by the coding sequence ATGCCGATCACACCTGCCAACGGACAGACCACCGCGAACGCGGCGGTGACCACACCGGGCGGCGCCGCCGAACCGATCATGCTGGAACTGGTCGACGAGGACGGTCGGACGATCGGCACCGCGGAGAAGCTCGCGGCGCACCAGCCTCCGGGCCAGCTGCACCGGGCGTTCTCGGTCTTCCTCTTCGACGAGAAGGGCCGGCTGCTGCTCCAGCGCCGGGCGCTGGGGAAGTACCACTCCCCCGGTGTGTGGTCCAACACCTGCTGCGGTCACCCCTACCCCGGTGAGGCGCCGTTCGTCGCCGCGGCCCGCCGCACCACGGAGGAGCTGGGGCTCGCCCCCGCGCTGCTGGCCGAGGCGGGCACGGTGCGTTACAACCACCCGGACCCGGACTCCGGGCTCGTGGAGCAGGAGTACAACCACCTGTTCGTGGGGCTGGTGCGGACCGAGCCCGCGCCGGACCCCGAGGAGGTCGGCGAGATCGCGTTCGTGACGCCGCAGGAGCTGGCCGAGCGGCACGCCGCGGCGCCGTTCTCCTCGTGGTTCATGACCGTGCTGGACGCGGCCCGTCCGGCGGTGCGTGAACTCACCGGGCAGTCGGCGGGCTGGTAG
- a CDS encoding DUF5941 domain-containing protein: MSTAILTGSPVAGSPLEADLRTLGFDVRTANDPASVAELIAGLPAQQRIAVVDPRFVGHLHALRLALTDPRFPAAAVPGALTVQPEARPALARAVGRIPVGAGTAHLTDVLTETLTESLDHDAVGLHRVELGSLVATVALTPARREEAREAVAAVDDEAVRLRTAVKSRDGFFTTFGISPYSRYLARWCARRGLTPNQVTTASLLTALIAAGCAATGTRGGFVAAGLLLLFSFVLDCTDGQLARYSLQYSTLGAWLDATFDRAKEYAYYAGLALGAARGGDDVWALALGAMVLQTCRHVVDFSFNEANHDATANTSPTAALSDKLDSVGWTVWVRRMIVLPIGERWAMIAVLTALTTPRIVFYALLVVCALAACYTTAGRVLRSLTRRARRTDRAAQALADLADSGPVAELIARGTRGRGRTGSYLAPAMAFLSAAVLLIWVIFEDDPSSWLTVGVAAASALLAGAAVSRPLKGALDWLVPPFFRAGEYVTILVLAARADVPGALPAAFGLVAAVAYHHYDTVYRIRGGTGAPPRWLVRATGGAEGRILVVTVLAAALSPSGFTIALTALAVVLALLVLAESIRFWVSSQAPAVHDEGEPA, from the coding sequence CTGTCGACCGCCATCCTCACCGGTTCGCCGGTCGCCGGGTCGCCGCTCGAAGCCGACCTGCGCACGCTGGGCTTTGACGTCCGTACGGCGAACGACCCCGCGTCGGTGGCCGAGCTGATCGCCGGCCTGCCCGCGCAGCAGCGGATCGCCGTCGTCGATCCCCGCTTCGTGGGGCATCTGCACGCGCTCCGGCTCGCGCTGACCGACCCCCGCTTCCCGGCCGCCGCCGTGCCCGGTGCGCTCACCGTCCAGCCCGAGGCGCGACCCGCGCTGGCCCGCGCGGTCGGCCGGATCCCGGTCGGCGCCGGCACCGCCCACCTCACGGACGTGCTGACCGAGACGCTCACCGAGTCCCTGGACCACGACGCCGTCGGCCTGCACCGCGTCGAGCTGGGCAGCCTGGTCGCCACCGTCGCCCTCACGCCCGCCCGGCGCGAGGAGGCACGGGAGGCGGTCGCCGCCGTCGACGACGAGGCGGTACGGCTGCGCACCGCCGTGAAGTCCCGCGACGGGTTCTTCACGACCTTCGGCATCAGCCCGTACTCCCGCTACCTCGCCCGCTGGTGCGCGCGCCGCGGCCTCACCCCCAACCAGGTCACCACGGCCTCGCTGCTCACCGCGCTGATCGCGGCGGGCTGCGCGGCCACCGGCACCCGCGGCGGCTTCGTCGCGGCCGGCCTGCTGCTGCTCTTCTCCTTCGTCCTGGACTGCACCGACGGGCAGCTCGCCCGCTACTCCCTGCAGTACTCGACGCTGGGTGCCTGGCTGGACGCCACCTTCGACCGGGCCAAGGAGTACGCGTACTACGCGGGCCTGGCCCTGGGCGCCGCGCGCGGCGGGGACGACGTATGGGCGCTGGCGCTCGGCGCGATGGTGCTGCAGACCTGCCGCCACGTCGTCGACTTCTCCTTCAACGAGGCGAACCACGACGCCACGGCCAACACCAGCCCGACCGCCGCGCTCTCCGACAAGCTCGACAGCGTCGGCTGGACGGTCTGGGTACGCCGGATGATCGTGCTGCCGATCGGCGAGCGCTGGGCCATGATCGCCGTGCTCACCGCCCTCACCACCCCGCGCATCGTCTTCTACGCCCTGCTCGTCGTCTGTGCGCTGGCCGCCTGCTACACCACCGCGGGACGCGTGCTGCGCTCGCTGACCCGGCGGGCCCGGCGCACCGACCGCGCCGCCCAGGCGCTGGCCGACCTCGCCGACTCGGGGCCGGTCGCCGAGCTGATCGCCCGCGGTACGCGCGGCCGGGGCCGGACCGGTTCCTACCTCGCCCCCGCTATGGCGTTTCTCTCGGCCGCGGTGCTGCTGATCTGGGTGATCTTCGAGGACGACCCCTCGTCCTGGCTCACCGTCGGCGTGGCCGCCGCCTCGGCGCTGCTGGCCGGTGCGGCCGTCTCCCGCCCGCTCAAGGGCGCCCTCGACTGGCTCGTACCGCCGTTCTTCCGGGCCGGCGAGTACGTCACGATCCTGGTGCTGGCCGCCCGCGCGGACGTCCCCGGGGCCCTGCCCGCGGCGTTCGGGCTGGTCGCGGCGGTCGCCTACCATCACTACGACACGGTCTACCGCATCCGCGGTGGCACCGGAGCCCCCCCGCGGTGGCTGGTCCGGGCGACCGGCGGCGCCGAGGGACGGATCCTCGTGGTCACCGTCCTCGCTGCCGCGCTGTCCCCCTCAGGTTTCACAATCGCGCTGACGGCCCTTGCTGTGGTCCTGGCGCTGCTGGTGCTCGCCGAGAGCATCCGCTTCTGGGTGTCCTCCCAAGCACCCGCCGTACACGATGAAGGAGAACCCGCATGA
- a CDS encoding ATP-binding protein, producing the protein MPSGPPAEPPEELTSPLAYEGVWRFTAPALEASVPQARHAVRDLLAEQRVPVAAEIMDGLLLIVSELVTNAVRHAALLSPQIAVQVTIGANWLRVAVEDNHPYRPKALEAEEGDVGGRGLWLVKTLTAEAGGKCDVEHTVNGGKAIWAELPLTPLATSPPTAR; encoded by the coding sequence ATGCCTTCCGGACCCCCCGCAGAACCCCCTGAAGAGCTGACCTCCCCGCTCGCGTACGAAGGCGTCTGGCGGTTCACCGCCCCGGCACTGGAGGCTTCGGTGCCCCAGGCCCGCCACGCGGTCCGGGACCTGCTCGCCGAACAGCGCGTGCCCGTGGCCGCCGAGATCATGGACGGCCTGCTGCTCATCGTCTCCGAACTCGTCACCAACGCCGTCCGGCACGCCGCCCTGCTCTCGCCGCAGATCGCCGTGCAGGTCACCATCGGCGCGAACTGGCTCCGGGTCGCGGTCGAGGACAACCACCCCTACCGCCCCAAGGCGCTGGAGGCGGAGGAGGGGGATGTCGGCGGCCGCGGGCTGTGGCTGGTCAAGACGCTCACGGCCGAGGCGGGCGGCAAATGCGACGTCGAGCACACGGTGAACGGAGGCAAGGCCATCTGGGCCGAACTCCCGCTCACCCCGCTCGCTACCAGCCCGCCGACTGCCCGGTGA
- a CDS encoding ABC-F family ATP-binding cassette domain-containing protein, whose product MSATLVAKDLAAGHGERVLFSGLDLVVAPGDVIGLVGANGAGKSTLLRLLAGLDTPEEGKLSLSPPTATVGHLPQEPDRRPGETVRAFLARRTGVADAQRALDAATEALAEERPGADDAYDTAFTRWLDLGAADLDERAEETAAQLGLSIGLDQPMTALSGGQAARASLASLLLSRYDVFLLDEPTNDLDLDGLQRLEEFVTGLRAGTVLVSHDREFLTRTVNRVVELDLAQQQVNSYGGGYASYLEERERARRHAREQYEEYAETKAALETRAHIQRNWMEKGVRNARRKATDNDKIARKGRVEATEKQAAKAKQTQRLIERMEVVEEPRKEWELRMEIAAAPRAGAVVATLRDAGVRRGDFTFGPVDLQIDWADRVAITGPNGSGKSTLLAALLGRLPLDTGQATLGPGVVVGEVDQARGLFLGDAPLMDAFRAAVPDLSPADVRTLLAKFGLKAAHVLRPARTLSPGERTRAALALLQGRGVNLLVLDEPTNHLDLPAIEQLESALASYRGTLLLVTHDRRMLKAVHTTRRIGVEAGRITDRAV is encoded by the coding sequence ATGTCAGCAACTCTCGTCGCCAAAGACCTCGCCGCCGGCCACGGCGAGCGCGTCCTGTTCTCCGGCCTGGATCTCGTCGTCGCCCCCGGCGATGTGATCGGCCTCGTCGGCGCCAACGGAGCGGGCAAGTCCACCCTGCTGCGCCTGCTGGCCGGCCTGGACACCCCGGAGGAGGGCAAGCTCTCCCTCAGCCCGCCCACCGCCACCGTCGGCCACCTCCCGCAGGAGCCCGACCGCCGCCCCGGGGAGACCGTACGGGCCTTCCTCGCCCGCCGCACCGGCGTGGCCGACGCCCAGCGCGCCCTGGACGCCGCCACCGAGGCGCTGGCCGAGGAGCGCCCCGGCGCCGACGACGCCTACGACACGGCCTTCACGCGCTGGCTCGACCTCGGCGCCGCCGACCTCGACGAGCGCGCCGAGGAGACCGCGGCCCAGCTCGGCCTCTCCATCGGCCTCGACCAGCCGATGACCGCGCTCTCCGGCGGCCAGGCCGCCCGCGCCTCGCTCGCCTCCCTGCTGCTCTCCCGTTACGACGTCTTCCTGCTGGACGAGCCCACCAACGACCTGGACCTGGACGGCCTGCAGCGGCTGGAGGAGTTCGTCACCGGACTGCGCGCCGGCACCGTCCTGGTCAGCCACGACCGCGAGTTCCTGACCCGTACGGTCAACCGCGTCGTCGAGCTCGACCTCGCCCAGCAGCAGGTCAACAGCTACGGCGGCGGCTACGCCTCCTACCTGGAGGAGCGCGAGCGGGCCCGGCGGCACGCACGCGAGCAGTACGAGGAGTACGCCGAGACCAAGGCCGCCCTGGAGACCCGCGCGCACATCCAGCGCAACTGGATGGAGAAGGGCGTCAGGAACGCCCGCCGCAAGGCCACCGACAACGACAAGATCGCCCGCAAGGGCCGGGTGGAGGCCACCGAGAAGCAGGCGGCCAAGGCCAAGCAGACCCAGCGCCTGATCGAGCGGATGGAGGTCGTCGAGGAGCCCCGCAAGGAGTGGGAGCTGCGGATGGAGATCGCCGCCGCGCCGCGCGCCGGCGCGGTCGTGGCCACCCTCCGGGACGCCGGCGTCCGACGCGGTGATTTCACCTTCGGGCCGGTCGACCTGCAGATCGACTGGGCCGACCGGGTCGCCATCACCGGTCCCAACGGCTCCGGCAAGTCCACCCTGCTCGCCGCCCTCCTCGGCCGGCTGCCGCTGGACACCGGGCAGGCCACGCTCGGCCCCGGTGTGGTGGTCGGCGAGGTCGACCAGGCCAGGGGGCTGTTCCTGGGCGACGCGCCCCTGATGGACGCCTTCCGGGCTGCCGTCCCCGACCTCTCGCCGGCCGATGTGCGCACCCTGCTCGCCAAGTTCGGGCTGAAGGCGGCGCATGTGCTGCGCCCGGCGCGCACCCTGTCGCCGGGGGAGCGCACCCGTGCCGCGCTGGCGCTCCTTCAGGGCCGCGGGGTCAACCTGCTGGTCCTGGACGAGCCGACCAACCACCTCGACCTGCCCGCCATCGAGCAGCTGGAGTCCGCGCTCGCGTCGTACCGGGGCACCCTGCTGCTGGTCACGCACGACCGCCGGATGCTCAAGGCGGTGCACACCACGCGCCGGATCGGGGTGGAGGCCGGCAGGATCACCGACCGGGCCGTCTGA
- a CDS encoding SCO6745 family protein: protein MTSSSALPEQAGRACHNVVNPFHSTHYFAPELPAEMAALGIEDRSASYFACRSAAMGAVGPGTVTATFYNFNHELIARHVPHVWSVTTPEQVLAARLRAADATLRRLLGDAAVESPEMAEAAKLALRATEGCTPQARPLYAAHADLPVPDAPHLAYWHAATLLREHRGDGHLLALLDAELDGPEALVTHNASGRGMSFKGVMATRGWSEDDWQAAQERLRTRGLLDAEGELTEAGVQLRKDLERRTDRLDRGPYAHLGAEGVARLTELATGFTTTAMNAGAFPAVMFGK from the coding sequence ATGACCTCTTCCAGCGCTCTGCCCGAGCAGGCCGGCCGCGCCTGTCACAACGTCGTCAACCCCTTCCACTCCACGCACTACTTCGCGCCGGAGCTGCCCGCCGAGATGGCCGCGCTCGGCATCGAGGACCGCAGCGCGAGCTACTTCGCCTGCCGCAGCGCGGCCATGGGCGCGGTCGGCCCCGGCACCGTCACGGCCACCTTCTACAACTTCAACCACGAACTGATCGCCCGGCACGTACCGCACGTCTGGTCCGTCACCACGCCCGAGCAGGTGCTCGCCGCCCGGCTGCGCGCCGCGGACGCCACGCTGCGCCGGCTGCTCGGTGACGCGGCGGTGGAGTCGCCGGAGATGGCGGAGGCGGCGAAGCTGGCGCTGCGCGCCACCGAGGGCTGCACCCCGCAGGCCCGGCCGCTGTACGCCGCGCACGCCGACCTGCCCGTGCCGGACGCCCCGCACCTGGCCTACTGGCACGCCGCGACGCTGCTGCGCGAACACCGCGGCGACGGCCACCTGCTGGCGCTGCTGGACGCCGAACTGGACGGACCGGAGGCGCTGGTCACGCACAACGCCAGCGGCCGGGGCATGAGCTTCAAGGGCGTCATGGCCACCCGCGGCTGGTCCGAGGACGACTGGCAGGCGGCCCAGGAGCGGCTGCGGACCCGCGGGCTCCTGGATGCCGAGGGCGAGTTGACCGAGGCCGGTGTCCAGCTGCGCAAGGACCTGGAGCGCAGGACGGACCGGCTGGACCGGGGACCGTACGCGCACCTCGGCGCCGAGGGCGTGGCGCGGCTGACCGAGCTGGCCACCGGCTTCACCACCACCGCCATGAACGCCGGCGCGTTCCCCGCGGTGATGTTCGGCAAGTAG